A region of the Triplophysa rosa linkage group LG5, Trosa_1v2, whole genome shotgun sequence genome:
GCACTCAGCTGCTGACTGAAAGCATTTGGTTTGCACCTCACTACGTTTGGGCTAAGTTACCTGCATCATGAAGAACCTGCTGCTGTGGGGTTTTATTGTTACCATTGCAACAGCATTTGGAGTGTCTGAAGATGGTAATGAGTAAATGAAGTGTTTTTAAATTCCAATTACAGATAAAATGTCAATATAAGCTTAATTATACTTTTCTCATTTAGATATCCAAGTTGTGTGTAAGGAAAGTTCAGTTCACATTAAATGGAAAGTGAACAAATCCATGTCTGGTAATCCAGCTCGTCTTCTCCTCGGTAACTGTTTTCCTTCAAGCTTCACAAATACGTCAAATGGCCACGCAGAGGCAGAATTTATCTATCAACTTAGTGATTGTCAATTCAGAAGGATGGTAAGATTATTTGGGGGTTTTCGTAGTTGCAAAATCCTGACCGTTGTAAtggaaacaattttattttttatttatactaaATCAGGGGACGTGGAAATATTTGATCTATGTGAATACACTGACTCACAGGCCGTTGCCAAAGCCCTACCCTCCTACTTTCACATATCCAGTGAGATGTGTTTATGACGGGTGAGATAACATCACAGTACTACATACATTCCCAAAAGACTCTCAATCGCTGATGGAAGTGTCAATTCTGTCTTCAGGCCGCAGGGTTGGACCCCTTTCTTCCAGAGTCCTGCTCAAGGTCATGGAGAACTGGCTTTTCACATGGCAATTCTTAACTGTGAGTAGGCACGGTGTGAGTGTTTTATTCTCATTGTTATAAGGTAACTTTCACCTTTTGTAATCCCTCACCAGATAATTTCAGTGGCCCTGCAGAATCCAACGTCTTTCCTCTGGGTTCTTTTATTCCTATATGGGCCGAGGTGGACCAGCAAGCCCATCAGCCACTGGTGCTGCTGCTAGAGGAATGTGTGGCCACCACAACTCTGGAAATGTACCCAGACAACCTTACGTACCCACTCATCACCAATGAAGGGTATGTTCATTTCGatagttttttgtattttgtacaaatacaaataccTTTTCCTGCGTTTCAGAATCCATATATCATGTAGTTGACTTCATGCACATCCGTAACAGGTGTCTTGTGGATGGAAAGACGACCCTCTCCAGGTTTCTACCGAGGTATCACTCCTCCTCGATCTTGCTTCATCTTCAAGCTTTTAGATTCGCTGTAGGAGAAGAGGTGAAGGAGGACTTTTCAAAAGAATGTGGATGTATCTGAAGTCACCGTATTAATCTTCCACCTTTTCTGCAGGTGTACATCCACTGTAAGTTAATCGCTTGGGACCCTGACGATCTAAACGAATCAAGAAAAGCCTGTAATTACAATAAAACCACAGAAGCGTAAGTGTATGCAACTTGATTTCAATCATTTGTACTTGAAAACTTGTCCTTCATCACTTTAATTCCAGCATATTAATTTATGTGGTGTTTTCTTGACAGGTGGGAGCTTTTGGATGACCCCAATAAGAACCGTCTTTGTCAGTGCTGTGATTCTACTTGTAAAGGCCGAGCAAAGAGAGATGCTGAATCCGGTAAATCAGAGTACATTGTGTTTGTTAGTCATCTACTCGTCTTCATTGAAAACTTGTTATAATTCAAGTTCACATGCAATGTGTCTCGATCGCAGCACCCCAAGGGCTGGTTCTCAAATCGGTGTTAGGACCCCTGACAATTACTGAAGATTCACTGTGATCTTAGCCCAACGTAACAGAAATTCATCAGGAAGGTTTGTACATGTGTATAAGACTAACCGTACTGAAAGGTTTCTGCAACTACGGGCACGAGTCACAGCAGTTGAATTTTAGATATGTCAAAATTTGTCATGACACTTTATAAATAGTCACGGTGTCATTACACACCTTGACAAAATTATATAATTCATGAttgtgatttaaaataaaattaagcaTTATAGGTCCAAACATAATTTTTGTTCGTGTCCCACAACTCTGGTCACAATGTTAAGATGagtaaaataattgtaaatgAATTACAATTTGACTGTATATTAAACTATTCCATTTGAAAAAATGCAATTGTTTAATATACATATAATTTACAGcatcttaattttttttgtaaaatttacTGATGATTCAAGTAAATGTCTGTCCCACACTTGAGTCCTTACCGCATCAATGAAAAAAGGCttttatgacattttatcaaCGACAAACAAGTCGAGTTTCTATGGAAACAGAAATTATCACATAAGGACATTGCTGACGATCCCAATAATATTAGGTAATCGTCTTTTCTGTGTC
Encoded here:
- the LOC130554215 gene encoding zona pellucida sperm-binding protein 3-like translates to MKNLLLWGFIVTIATAFGVSEDDIQVVCKESSVHIKWKVNKSMSGNPARLLLGNCFPSSFTNTSNGHAEAEFIYQLSDCQFRRMGTWKYLIYVNTLTHRPLPKPYPPTFTYPVRCVYDGPQGWTPFFQSPAQGHGELAFHMAILNYNFSGPAESNVFPLGSFIPIWAEVDQQAHQPLVLLLEECVATTTLEMYPDNLTYPLITNEGCLVDGKTTLSRFLPRYHSSSILLHLQAFRFAVGEEVYIHCKLIAWDPDDLNESRKACNYNKTTEAWELLDDPNKNRLCQCCDSTCKGRAKRDAESAPQGLVLKSVLGPLTITEDSL